A stretch of Castanea sativa cultivar Marrone di Chiusa Pesio chromosome 2, ASM4071231v1 DNA encodes these proteins:
- the LOC142624911 gene encoding uncharacterized protein LOC142624911, with protein MSTTPTKTKSTTCNGEIEEELKNALSFKQFDVVSDDSDHHYLHSHNNNNNNKKDGRDCIIAPSSQAHKKIVQEWRILEKNLPDSILVRVYENRVDLLRAVIVGAAGTPYHDGLYFFDFSFPPDYPTRPPHVYYRSHGLRLNPNLYANGRVCLSLLNTWTGKKSEKWNPKESTVFQILVSIQALVLNEKPYFNEPGHAMLGRAIWEKKSQAYNEDVFLLSCKTMLFLLRRPPRNFEVFVGNHFRDRADSILRACIAYMDGFVRVGYYENNNDNDGSSSSSSSSVEVSDRFKASMEKLYSELLIAFQRSGASVGNFVERLKVEKKTTPSKAPQVVLKKKKKQPGIAKKVIWKLKKVLGVGKSKAGVRANGIVGTSSNKPVICSSKPSNEVPTDFLKALIRFVTHCDKLSPSIDSIHPTPSSELHSNSKGTSVARELMSMALPAKPTRATTHNYEIEGKLNALSFKRFDVVSDDSDHCFRKNGPDCIIKTSSKAHKKIMKEWRILEKHLPDSIFVRVYENRTELLRAVIVGAAGTPYHNGLYFFDFYFPPDYPTRPPRVYYHSCGLKLNPNLYSDGRVCLSLLNTWPGKKFEMWNPNESTVLQILVSIQALVLNEKPYFNEPGHGIFGRAIWENRSKAYNEDVFLLSCKTMLLLLRRPPKNFEVFVRNHFRDRADSILRACIAYMDGSVRVGYHGNNNENDGSSSSSSSSVEVSEKFKASMEKLYSELLVAFQKSGASVGNFVERLKIEKKTTRSRLQVVVKKKNKKSWISKKVLTFLGFGRGKADVRSNGIVGT; from the exons ATGtcaacaacaccaacaaaaacaaaatccacaaCCTGTAACGGCGAGATAGAAGAAGAGCTGAAGAACGCGTTGTCGTTCAAGCAATTCGACGTCGTTTCAGACGACTCTGACCACCACTACCTCCACtcccacaacaacaacaacaacaacaaaaaggacGGTCGAGATTGCATCATCGCACCATCCAGTCAGGCCCACAAGAAGATCGTTCAAGAGTGGAGAATCCTCGAGAAAAATCTCCCAGATTCGATCCTCGTACGCGTGTACGAGAATCGCGTCGATCTTCTAAGAGCTGTAATCGTAGGCGCCGCGGGTACACCTTACCACGATGGACTCTACTTCTTCGACTTCTCTTTCCCACCCGATTACCCGACCCGACCGCCCCATGTCTACTACCGCTCTCACGGGCTGAGACTCAACCCGAATCTGTACGCTAATGGGAGAGTGTGTTTGTCACTGCTGAACACGTGGACTGGTAAGAAGAGCGAGAAGTGGAACCCGAAAGAGTCCACTGTGTTCCAAATCTTGGTCTCGATCCAAGCTTTGGTTCTGAATGAAAAACCGTATTTTAACGAACCGGGTCACGCGATGTTGGGTCGGGCTATATGGGAAAAGAAGTCGCAAGCTTATAACGAGGATGTTTTTTTATTGTCGTGTAAGACAATGTTGTTTTTGCTTCGAAGGCCGCCGAGGAATTTCGAGGTTTTTGTGGGCAACCATTTTCGAGATCGAGCTGATTCGATACTGAGAGCTTGTATTGCTTATATGGATGGGTTTGTGAGAGTTGGGTACTATGAGAATAACAATGATAATGATgggtcatcatcatcatcatcatcgagTGTGGAAGTGTCTGATAGATTTAAAGCTTCGATGGAGAAGTTGTATTCGGAGCTTTTGATTGCGTTTCAGAGAAGTGGAGCTTCAGTGGGGAATTTCGTCGAACGGTTGAAGGTCGAGAAGAAAACGACGCCGTCAAAGGCTCCTCAAGTGgttttgaaaaagaagaagaagcagcctGGGATTGCGAAGAAAGTGATTTGGAAATTAAAGAAGGTTTTGGGAGTCGGAAAAAGCAAAGCAGGAGTGAGAGCAAATGGGATAGTGGGGACTT CCAGCAACAAACCCGTAATCTGCTCCTCAAAACCTTCCAATGAAGTGCCCACTGATTTTCTAAAAGCCTTAATCCGATTTGTTACCCATTGTGATAAATTATCACCATCAATCGACTCCATACACCCAACCCCCAGCTCAGAACTACACTCCAATTCCAAAGGAACTTCTGTGGCCAGAG agcttatGTCAATGGCCCTCCCAGCAAAACCCACCAGGGCCACAACACATAACTACGAGATAGAAGGAAAGCTGAATGCGTTGTCGTTCAAACGATTCGACGTCGTTTCAGACGACTCAGACCACTGCTTCAGAAAGAACGGTCCAGATTGCATCATCAAAACTTCCAGTAAGGCCCACAAGAAGATCATGAAAGAGTGGCGAATCCTAGAAAAACATCTCCCAGATTCAATCTTCGTACGCGTGTACGAGAATCGCACAGAACTTCTAAGAGCAGTAATCGTAGGCGCCGCGGGCACACCATACCACAATGGACTCTACTTCTTCGACTTCTATTTCCCACCAGATTACCCGACCCGACCGCCCCGTGTTTACTACCACTCTTGCGGGTTAAAACTTAACCCGAATCTGTACTCTGATGGGAGAGTCTGTTTGTCACTGCTTAACACGTGGCCTGGTAAGAAGTTCGAGATGTGGAACCCAAATGAGTCCACTGTGTTACAAATCTTGGTCTCGATCCAAGCTTTGGTTCTAAACGAAAAACCGTATTTTAACGAACCGGGTCATGGCATATTTGGTCGGGCTATATGGGAAAACAGGTCCAAAGCTTATAACGAGGATGTTTTTTTATTGTCGTGTAAGACGATGTTGCTTTTGCTTCGAAGGCCACCGAAGAATTTCGAGGTTTTTGTGAGAAACCATTTTCGAGATCGAGCTGATTCGATATTGAGAGCTTGTATTGCTTATATGGATGGGTCTGTGCGAGTTGGGTACCATGGGAATAACAATGAGAATGATgggtcgtcgtcatcatcatcatcgagTGTGGAAGTGTCTGAGAAATTTAAAGCGTCGATGGAGAAGTTGTATTCGGAGCTTTTGGTTGCGTTTCAGAAGAGTGGAGCTTCAGTTGGGAATTTCGTCGAACGGCTGAAGATCGAGAAGAAAACGACGAGGTCAAGGTTACAAGTggttgtgaaaaagaagaacaagaagtcATGGATTTCGAAGAAAGTTTTGACCTTTTTGGGATTCGGAAGAGGCAAAGCGGATGTGAGATCAAATGGGATAGTGGGGACTTGA